One window of Rhinoraja longicauda isolate Sanriku21f chromosome 9, sRhiLon1.1, whole genome shotgun sequence genomic DNA carries:
- the LOC144596758 gene encoding stathmin-4-like isoform X1, whose amino-acid sequence MSLSAYKKKLKELPLFNIFCSCFNPEPHSRTLYKFDDPADQNWCFISDMEVKELNKRSSGLSFEVILKPPTFDGVPEFHTALPKKRDPSLEEIQKKLEAAEERRKCQEAELLKHLAGKREHEREVIQKAIEENNNFIRMAKEKLEQKNEIQKENREAHLAAMLERLQEKDRRSEEVRKNKRLRAIAER is encoded by the exons ATGTCGCTGTCTG CCTACAAGAAGAAGCTGAAGGAACTGCCCCTTTTCAACATATTCTGCTCCTGCTTCAACCCTGAACCACACAGTAGAACTCTCTACAAGTTTGACG ATCCAGCTGACCAGAACTGGTGCTTTATCTCTGACATGGAGGTGAAGGAGCTGAACAAGCGATCATCTGGTCTGTCCTTCGAGGTCATCCTGAAGCCGCCAACCTTTGACGGGGTTCCAGAATTCCACACGGCACTCCCAAAAAAGCGGGACCCATCCCTGGAGGAGATCCAGAAAAAACTGGAGGCAGCTGAGGAAAGGAGGAAG TGTCAGGAGGCGGAGCTGCTGAAGCATCTGGCTGGGAAAAGGGAACACGAGCGGGAGGTGATCCAGAAGGCCATTGAGGAaaacaacaacttcatcaggatGGCCAAGGAGAAGCTGGAGCAGAAGAACGAGATCCAAAAGGAGAACAGAGAGGCCCACCTGGCAGCCATGTTGGAGCGGCTCCAGGAGAAG GACAGGCGTTCAGAGGAGGTCCGAAAAAATAAACGTCTGAGAGCCATCGCTGAGCGATAG
- the LOC144596758 gene encoding stathmin-4-like isoform X2 translates to MSLSAYKKKLKELPLFNIFCSCFNPEPHSRTLYKFDDPADQNWCFISDMEVKELNKRSSGLSFEVILKPPTFDGVPEFHTALPKKRDPSLEEIQKKLEAAEERRKCQEAELLKHLAGKREHEREVIQKAIEENNNFIRMAKEKLEQKNEIQKENREAHLAAMLERLQEKAFRGGPKK, encoded by the exons ATGTCGCTGTCTG CCTACAAGAAGAAGCTGAAGGAACTGCCCCTTTTCAACATATTCTGCTCCTGCTTCAACCCTGAACCACACAGTAGAACTCTCTACAAGTTTGACG ATCCAGCTGACCAGAACTGGTGCTTTATCTCTGACATGGAGGTGAAGGAGCTGAACAAGCGATCATCTGGTCTGTCCTTCGAGGTCATCCTGAAGCCGCCAACCTTTGACGGGGTTCCAGAATTCCACACGGCACTCCCAAAAAAGCGGGACCCATCCCTGGAGGAGATCCAGAAAAAACTGGAGGCAGCTGAGGAAAGGAGGAAG TGTCAGGAGGCGGAGCTGCTGAAGCATCTGGCTGGGAAAAGGGAACACGAGCGGGAGGTGATCCAGAAGGCCATTGAGGAaaacaacaacttcatcaggatGGCCAAGGAGAAGCTGGAGCAGAAGAACGAGATCCAAAAGGAGAACAGAGAGGCCCACCTGGCAGCCATGTTGGAGCGGCTCCAGGAGAAG GCGTTCAGAGGAGGTCCGAAAAAATAA